A stretch of the Bradyrhizobium sp. CCBAU 53351 genome encodes the following:
- a CDS encoding M20 family metallopeptidase → MTRADAIARAREDFTSGAFLAELDRRVAFKTESQNPSRGPELRAYLEQEMQPAFAALDFISRIVESPSGKAPFLFAEHHESASVPTVLVYGHGDVVDGMEGEWRDGRDPWRTTVSGTRLYGRGTADNKGQHSINMAALRAVRDARGGKLGFNAKFIVEMGEEIGSPDLGKVCDLNRDALKADLFMASDGPRLSAERPTLFLGCRGGIRIHLDVNLRDGGHHSGNWGGVLANPATILVNAISTLVDGHGRLQLDALKPPRLTNQIRSYLADVQVLPSADEPALAENWGEEGLSAAERLYAWNTLEVLAMSSGNIEKPANAIPGHANAVLQLRFVVGTKIDGLIDAIRAYLVERGFPMVEVRAAQSFAASRTDFDSPWIKWAADSVKETTGKTPAVLPNFGGSLPNDVFSEILGLPTIWVPHSYPGCSQHAPNEHILLPLTEEALTVMAGLFWDLGQLPGPLAKPR, encoded by the coding sequence ATGACCAGAGCCGACGCCATCGCCCGCGCCCGTGAGGATTTTACATCCGGCGCCTTCCTCGCCGAGCTCGACCGCCGCGTCGCCTTCAAGACCGAGAGCCAGAATCCGTCACGCGGCCCCGAGTTGCGTGCCTATCTGGAACAGGAGATGCAGCCGGCTTTCGCCGCGCTCGACTTCATCAGCCGCATCGTCGAATCCCCGAGCGGCAAGGCGCCGTTCCTGTTCGCCGAGCATCACGAGAGCGCCTCAGTGCCCACCGTGCTGGTCTATGGCCATGGCGACGTCGTCGATGGGATGGAAGGCGAGTGGCGCGACGGCCGCGATCCCTGGCGCACCACGGTTTCGGGTACGCGCCTTTATGGCCGCGGGACCGCCGACAACAAGGGTCAGCACAGCATCAACATGGCGGCACTCCGCGCGGTGCGCGATGCCCGCGGCGGCAAGCTCGGCTTCAATGCCAAATTCATCGTGGAGATGGGCGAGGAGATCGGCTCGCCCGATCTCGGCAAGGTCTGCGATCTCAACCGCGACGCGCTCAAGGCCGATCTGTTCATGGCCTCCGACGGGCCGCGCCTGTCCGCGGAACGTCCGACATTGTTCTTGGGCTGCCGCGGCGGCATCCGTATCCATCTGGATGTGAATTTGCGCGACGGCGGTCACCATTCCGGCAATTGGGGCGGCGTGCTGGCCAATCCCGCGACCATTCTGGTCAATGCGATCTCCACGCTGGTCGACGGTCACGGCCGCCTCCAGCTCGACGCCCTGAAGCCGCCGCGCCTCACCAACCAGATCCGCTCCTATCTCGCCGACGTGCAGGTGTTGCCGAGTGCGGACGAGCCCGCGCTGGCCGAGAATTGGGGCGAGGAAGGTCTTTCGGCCGCAGAACGGCTCTATGCCTGGAATACGCTGGAAGTGCTGGCGATGTCGTCGGGCAATATCGAGAAGCCGGCCAACGCCATTCCAGGCCACGCCAACGCCGTGCTGCAACTGCGTTTCGTGGTCGGCACCAAGATCGATGGCCTGATCGACGCGATCCGCGCCTATCTGGTCGAACGCGGCTTTCCGATGGTCGAGGTGCGGGCGGCGCAGAGCTTTGCTGCATCGCGCACCGATTTCGACAGTCCCTGGATCAAATGGGCGGCGGATTCGGTGAAAGAGACCACCGGCAAGACGCCCGCGGTGCTGCCGAATTTCGGCGGCTCGCTGCCCAACGACGTATTTTCCGAGATCCTGGGCCTGCCGACGATCTGGGTCCCGCACTCCTATCCCGGCTGTTCCCAGCATGCGCCCAATGAGCACATCCTGCTGCCTCTGACCGAGGAGGCCTTGACGGTGATGGCCGGGCTGTTCTGGGATCTCGGCCAGTTGCCAGGACCCCTGGCAAAACCCCGCTAA
- a CDS encoding LLM class flavin-dependent oxidoreductase — protein sequence MAKEIRLNAFAMNCVAHQSPGLWTHPRDRTAEYNRLPYWIDLAKTLERGRFDGLFLADVLGVYDVYGNSPDAALRNAAQTPSNEPLLLLSAMAAVTQNLGFGVTSNLSFEPPYPFARRMSTLDHLTEGRIGWNVVTGYLDSAARGAGKDKQTGHDDRYDIADEYMEVVYKLWEGSWEDDAVLRDRKRGIFTDPSKVHRINHESANYRINNTIHLSEPSPQRTPVLYQAGTSPRGRQFAAKHAECVFMSGPSTKIIAPRVAAIRQEAAALGRNPAEILMFNMMTIILGNTEAEAEAKYADYRSHINPEGALALMSGWTGIDFSGYELDQQVRHVQNDAGRSALDNVTRGDPDRVWTVRDVIEHVGIGGAGPVVVGTPESVADKIEDWFEKTDVDGLNVAFAISPGDFEDIADMLVPELTRRRRYKSEYAKGTLREKLFGGRARLDAPHPAAGYRVGKKG from the coding sequence ATGGCCAAAGAGATCAGACTCAACGCATTTGCGATGAATTGTGTCGCGCACCAGTCACCCGGCCTCTGGACCCATCCGCGCGACCGCACCGCCGAATATAATCGCCTGCCCTACTGGATCGATCTCGCCAAGACGCTGGAGCGCGGCCGTTTCGACGGCCTGTTCCTCGCCGACGTGCTCGGGGTCTACGACGTCTATGGCAACAGCCCTGACGCGGCCTTGCGCAACGCGGCACAGACGCCGTCAAACGAGCCGCTGCTGCTGCTCTCGGCAATGGCGGCCGTCACGCAAAATCTCGGCTTCGGCGTCACCAGCAATCTGTCGTTCGAGCCGCCCTATCCGTTCGCGCGGCGAATGTCGACGCTCGATCACCTCACTGAAGGGCGGATCGGCTGGAACGTCGTCACCGGCTATCTCGACAGTGCCGCGCGCGGCGCCGGCAAGGACAAGCAGACCGGACACGACGACCGCTACGACATCGCCGACGAATATATGGAGGTCGTCTACAAGCTCTGGGAAGGCAGCTGGGAGGACGACGCCGTGCTGCGCGACCGCAAGCGCGGCATCTTCACCGATCCGAGCAAGGTTCACCGCATCAATCATGAGAGTGCGAACTACCGCATCAACAACACCATCCATCTCAGCGAGCCCTCGCCGCAGCGCACGCCGGTGCTGTACCAGGCCGGCACCTCGCCGCGCGGCCGGCAGTTCGCGGCCAAGCACGCCGAATGCGTCTTCATGTCGGGACCGTCGACCAAGATCATCGCGCCGCGCGTCGCCGCGATCCGCCAGGAAGCCGCCGCACTCGGCCGCAACCCGGCGGAGATTTTGATGTTCAACATGATGACGATCATCCTCGGCAATACCGAGGCTGAAGCTGAGGCGAAATATGCCGACTACCGCTCGCACATCAATCCGGAAGGCGCGCTCGCCCTGATGTCGGGATGGACCGGCATCGATTTCTCCGGCTACGAGCTCGACCAGCAGGTGCGTCACGTGCAGAACGATGCCGGCCGCAGCGCCCTCGACAACGTCACGCGGGGCGATCCGGACCGCGTCTGGACCGTGCGCGACGTCATCGAGCATGTCGGCATCGGCGGCGCCGGTCCGGTCGTGGTCGGCACGCCCGAAAGCGTCGCCGACAAGATCGAGGACTGGTTCGAGAAGACCGACGTCGACGGCCTCAACGTTGCGTTTGCGATCTCGCCCGGCGATTTCGAGGACATCGCCGACATGCTGGTGCCGGAGCTGACGCGGCGCAGAAGGTACAAGTCCGAGTATGCAAAGGGCACGTTGCGGGAAAAACTGTTCGGCGGCCGCGCGAGGCTCGATGCACCGCATCCGGCGGCGGGATATCGGGTGGGGAAGAAGGGGTAG